In a genomic window of Nocardia fluminea:
- a CDS encoding M23 family metallopeptidase: MNHRSTLPVENRTSSGHRYRYADEYTSHPQTRRAPAAAWPQTDDAWRDQNTWNDNAAWTPAADEWTADESYDTGTYGTDWAPVAEENVPEETPAPRRADRRGGAHRVPAPPAALKGRAAVIAVAAGAVVAAGQAAMADPGQPAQGIDYEAAGQVHEIAAQSMSTADIGDPGTGAAPQVLDATAIADKSHFDDILAKGAKFAEDLAAQESAKLRPLFTKFTTGNFTSGFGARWGVQHLGVDIAGPIGTPIYSVADGTILEAGPASGFGLWVRVLHDDGTVTIYGHIDTTTVTQGQRVMAGDQIATIGNRGFSTGPHVHFEVWQNGTDKIDPLPWLATRGISLGSQRD; this comes from the coding sequence ATGAACCACCGCTCCACCCTTCCAGTCGAAAATCGCACCAGCTCCGGCCACCGTTACCGGTATGCCGACGAATACACGTCGCACCCGCAGACCCGCCGAGCCCCCGCCGCCGCGTGGCCCCAGACCGACGACGCGTGGCGCGACCAGAACACCTGGAACGACAACGCGGCATGGACTCCCGCCGCGGACGAATGGACCGCGGACGAGTCCTATGACACCGGCACGTACGGCACCGACTGGGCGCCCGTGGCCGAAGAGAACGTCCCCGAGGAAACCCCCGCGCCACGCCGCGCCGATCGTCGTGGCGGCGCACATCGCGTCCCCGCACCGCCCGCCGCGCTGAAGGGCCGCGCCGCGGTCATCGCCGTCGCCGCCGGTGCGGTGGTCGCCGCCGGTCAGGCGGCCATGGCGGATCCAGGTCAGCCCGCGCAAGGCATCGACTACGAGGCAGCGGGCCAGGTCCACGAGATCGCCGCCCAGTCCATGAGCACGGCCGACATCGGCGACCCCGGCACCGGCGCGGCACCCCAGGTGCTCGATGCCACCGCCATCGCCGACAAGAGCCACTTCGACGACATCCTCGCCAAGGGCGCCAAGTTCGCCGAAGACCTCGCCGCCCAGGAATCCGCCAAGCTGCGTCCCTTGTTCACCAAGTTCACCACGGGCAACTTCACCTCCGGCTTCGGCGCCCGCTGGGGTGTCCAGCATCTCGGCGTCGACATCGCGGGCCCGATCGGCACCCCGATCTACTCGGTCGCCGACGGCACGATCCTCGAAGCGGGTCCGGCTTCCGGTTTCGGCCTGTGGGTCCGTGTCCTGCACGACGACGGCACCGTCACCATCTACGGCCACATCGACACCACTACAGTCACACAGGGCCAGCGTGTGATGGCAGGTGACCAAATCGCAACGATCGGTAACCGTGGCTTCTCTACCGGCCCGCATGTGCACTTCGAGGTCTGGCAGAACGGCACCGACAAGATCGACCCACTCCCGTGGCTGGCTACCCGCGGCATCAGCCTCGGCTCGCAACGCGACTGA
- the sucC gene encoding ADP-forming succinate--CoA ligase subunit beta yields the protein MDLFEYQAKELFVKHGVPSSEGRVCDTAEEARAIAEEIGKPVMVKAQVKVGGRGKAGGVKYAATPEDAFTHAQNILGLDIKGHIVKKLLVAEAKDIAEEYYISFLLDRSNRTYLAMCSVEGGMEIEEVAEKTPERLAKIAVDAVKGVDLAFAREIAEKGHLPADVLDAAAVTIQKLWEVFVNEDTTLVEVNPLVRTPNDEILALDGKVTLDENAEYRHSDHLEFADVDATDPLELKAKENDLNYVKLDGEVGIIGNGAGLVMSTLDVVAYAGENHGGVKPANFLDIGGGASASVMAAGLDVILGDAQVKSVFVNVFGGITACDAVANGIVGALEVLGDAATKPLVVRLDGNNVVEGRRILAEANHPLVTLAQTMDEGADKAAELAFSAK from the coding sequence ATGGATCTCTTCGAATATCAGGCGAAGGAGCTCTTCGTTAAGCACGGAGTGCCTTCGTCCGAGGGTCGTGTTTGCGACACGGCTGAAGAAGCACGCGCCATTGCCGAGGAAATCGGCAAGCCCGTGATGGTCAAGGCGCAGGTCAAGGTGGGCGGCCGCGGCAAGGCTGGCGGCGTCAAATACGCGGCCACCCCGGAAGACGCGTTCACGCACGCGCAGAACATTCTCGGCCTGGACATCAAGGGCCACATCGTCAAGAAGCTCCTGGTCGCCGAGGCCAAGGACATCGCGGAGGAGTACTACATCTCCTTCCTGCTCGACCGCTCCAACCGCACCTACCTGGCCATGTGTTCGGTCGAGGGCGGCATGGAGATCGAAGAGGTCGCCGAGAAGACTCCCGAGCGCCTGGCCAAGATCGCCGTCGACGCCGTCAAGGGTGTCGACCTGGCCTTCGCCCGTGAGATCGCGGAGAAGGGCCACCTGCCCGCCGACGTGCTCGACGCCGCGGCCGTGACCATCCAGAAGCTGTGGGAGGTCTTCGTCAACGAGGACACCACCCTGGTCGAGGTCAACCCGCTGGTGCGCACCCCCAACGACGAGATCCTCGCCCTCGACGGCAAGGTCACCCTGGACGAGAACGCCGAGTACCGGCATTCCGACCACCTCGAGTTCGCCGACGTCGACGCGACCGACCCGCTCGAGCTCAAGGCCAAGGAGAACGACCTCAACTACGTCAAGCTCGACGGTGAGGTCGGCATCATCGGCAACGGCGCCGGTCTGGTCATGTCGACGCTGGACGTCGTCGCGTACGCCGGTGAGAACCACGGCGGCGTGAAGCCGGCCAACTTCCTCGACATCGGCGGCGGCGCCTCGGCTTCCGTGATGGCCGCGGGCCTGGACGTCATCCTGGGTGACGCGCAGGTCAAGAGCGTGTTCGTCAATGTCTTCGGTGGCATCACCGCCTGTGACGCGGTCGCCAACGGCATCGTGGGCGCCCTCGAGGTGCTCGGTGACGCGGCCACCAAGCCGCTGGTCGTTCGTCTGGACGGCAACAACGTCGTAGAGGGTCGCCGCATCCTCGCCGAGGCCAACCACCCGCTGGTGACGCTGGCCCAGACCATGGACGAGGGCGCCGACAAGGCCGCCGAACTCGCCTTCAGCGCCAAGTAA
- the sucD gene encoding succinate--CoA ligase subunit alpha gives MSIFLNKDNKVIVQGITGGEGTKHTALMLKAGTNVVGGVNARKAGTTVKHTDKDGNEIELPVFASVAEAIEKTGADTSIAFVPPAFSKDAIIEAIDAEIPLLVVITEGIPVQDSAYAWAYNVEKGEKTRIIGPNCPGIITPGEALVGITPNNITGKGPIGLVSKSGTLTYQMMYELRDFGFSTAIGIGGDPVIGTTHIDAIEAFEKDPETKIIVMIGEIGGDAEERAAAYIKANVTKPVVGYVAGFTAPEGKTMGHAGAIVSSGGGTAQAKQEALEAAGVKVGKTPSATAALAREILEKASIASA, from the coding sequence ATGTCCATCTTCCTGAACAAGGACAACAAGGTCATCGTCCAGGGCATCACCGGCGGCGAGGGCACCAAGCACACCGCGCTGATGCTGAAGGCGGGCACCAACGTCGTCGGCGGCGTGAACGCGCGCAAGGCCGGGACCACGGTCAAGCACACCGACAAAGACGGCAACGAGATCGAGCTGCCCGTGTTCGCCTCCGTCGCCGAGGCGATCGAGAAGACCGGCGCCGACACCTCCATCGCGTTCGTGCCGCCCGCGTTCTCCAAGGACGCCATCATCGAGGCCATCGACGCGGAGATCCCGCTGCTCGTGGTCATCACCGAGGGCATCCCGGTGCAGGACTCCGCCTACGCGTGGGCCTACAACGTGGAGAAGGGCGAGAAGACCCGCATCATCGGCCCGAACTGCCCCGGCATCATCACCCCCGGCGAGGCGCTGGTCGGCATCACCCCGAACAACATCACCGGCAAGGGCCCGATCGGCCTGGTGTCGAAGTCGGGCACCCTGACCTACCAGATGATGTACGAGCTGCGCGATTTCGGTTTCTCGACCGCGATCGGCATCGGCGGCGACCCGGTCATCGGCACCACCCACATCGACGCCATCGAGGCGTTCGAGAAGGACCCCGAGACCAAGATCATCGTCATGATCGGTGAGATCGGTGGTGACGCCGAAGAGCGTGCCGCGGCTTACATCAAGGCCAACGTCACCAAGCCGGTCGTCGGCTATGTCGCCGGTTTCACCGCGCCCGAGGGCAAGACCATGGGCCACGCGGGCGCCATCGTCTCCAGTGGTGGCGGCACCGCGCAGGCCAAGCAGGAAGCGCTCGAGGCCGCAGGCGTGAAGGTCGGCAAGACGCCGTCCGCCACCGCCGCGCTCGCTCGCGAGATCCTGGAGAAGGCGTCTATCGCTTCTGCCTGA
- a CDS encoding DUF5336 domain-containing protein, with protein MSYPTGGSGYNTPATPAAPQGPSTGAAAAAPSTGSEGKGLPFILTAAAAGLGVVTFLLGFAPYVGFTALRETTTGSMFESSNGALAVLVLAAALLAGLSLLPKQNVLGVAAALAVASFLGVVVSLISVGEGTELQWGAFAVAAFSFIVAVLLVLAFLFGLGIIKVPAPKPAQPQQQPGQYGQYGQQGYGQQGYGQNTGQQSYGQPGYGQAQTGGQYPTQSPSPYGQQSQPSVPQAQQPSYGQPGQQAYGQPAQQSPYGQQYGAPQQQPSPYGAAPQQQPRPDESATQTFGGQQQGQPFGAPNYGGAQPSSPGQPQPFGGEQTADPAADATTAFRPNDDNK; from the coding sequence ATGTCATACCCGACCGGGGGCTCCGGGTACAACACACCCGCGACGCCCGCCGCGCCTCAGGGCCCGAGTACCGGAGCCGCCGCGGCTGCGCCATCGACCGGGTCGGAAGGCAAAGGACTGCCGTTCATTCTGACCGCTGCCGCCGCCGGACTCGGCGTCGTCACCTTCTTGCTCGGCTTCGCGCCGTATGTCGGTTTCACCGCGCTGCGTGAGACCACCACCGGCAGCATGTTCGAGTCGTCCAACGGCGCGCTCGCGGTTCTCGTCCTGGCCGCCGCGTTGCTGGCCGGGCTCTCGTTGCTGCCGAAGCAGAACGTTCTCGGTGTCGCCGCGGCACTCGCCGTCGCCTCGTTCCTCGGCGTCGTGGTGTCGCTGATCAGCGTGGGCGAGGGCACGGAGCTGCAGTGGGGTGCGTTCGCCGTCGCCGCGTTCTCGTTCATCGTCGCCGTGCTACTGGTCCTGGCGTTCCTGTTCGGGCTCGGCATCATCAAGGTGCCCGCGCCGAAACCGGCTCAGCCGCAACAGCAGCCGGGTCAGTACGGCCAGTACGGTCAGCAGGGTTACGGCCAGCAGGGCTACGGCCAGAACACCGGCCAGCAGTCCTACGGGCAGCCCGGCTACGGCCAGGCCCAGACCGGTGGTCAGTACCCCACGCAGTCGCCGTCGCCGTACGGCCAGCAGAGTCAGCCGTCGGTGCCGCAGGCGCAGCAGCCGTCCTACGGCCAGCCGGGTCAGCAGGCCTACGGGCAGCCGGCCCAGCAGTCGCCGTACGGACAGCAGTACGGTGCCCCGCAGCAGCAGCCCTCGCCGTACGGCGCGGCGCCGCAGCAGCAGCCGCGTCCCGACGAGAGTGCCACGCAGACCTTCGGTGGGCAGCAGCAGGGCCAGCCGTTCGGTGCGCCGAACTACGGTGGCGCGCAGCCGTCGTCGCCGGGTCAGCCGCAGCCGTTCGGTGGCGAGCAGACCGCCGATCCCGCGGCCGACGCGACCACCGCGTTCCGTCCGAACGACGACAACAAGTAG
- a CDS encoding cell division protein PerM, whose protein sequence is MSSRNALVRRTSGSRGTGETVAASPPGHDPGWWSLSPERARTLLLVAARPTITALAATVLLVLVVMLTTGTDLTSAPAAVAATWLAAHQVPLTVGRTTLGLLPLVPTAVLVWLAARECARAVPNRPTPVELGWLTGAVLAGPLLMTAVCLAVTGDAAGVTPLESSGPIAAFGWVLVLYLVAAAAGIGSRAWSSLCALVPIEIPEWAVLGARAARRTVLRMLGCAALATAISFFVHLSRLDGAYRQAHNVTDVLGTTLLSLLYLPNVVIGAAGILSGAAVLFGAGSVGLFGVTGGHMPVLPALIPVPEGPASPWWAALLLVPLAVGVLGGIELGRTSDDRPGAPWATLTCAGLSTLTFLALAILGSGQLGAVGWVGVDLLMLVVLMVTWFGFGGFVGMVFARRFLTPAALTEPAEEYDDYDDTDDYEDDDYYDDEDDYDDEDVDDEDDEPTEYSDAVEYDDPAVEVDAELVEDFDDDLEVSIAAPGSTDEPADDIVDVEVVESDLPDEDKTPGR, encoded by the coding sequence ATGAGCTCCCGTAACGCCCTCGTGCGCCGGACCTCCGGGTCGCGCGGCACCGGGGAGACAGTCGCCGCATCACCGCCCGGGCACGATCCCGGCTGGTGGTCGCTCTCGCCCGAACGCGCGCGAACCCTGCTGCTGGTCGCGGCGAGGCCGACGATCACCGCCTTGGCGGCGACAGTGCTGCTCGTCCTCGTGGTCATGCTCACCACCGGTACCGATCTCACCAGCGCGCCCGCCGCGGTCGCCGCGACGTGGCTCGCGGCCCACCAGGTTCCGCTCACGGTCGGCAGGACGACACTCGGTCTGCTCCCGCTGGTGCCGACGGCCGTGCTGGTCTGGCTGGCCGCCCGCGAATGCGCGCGTGCGGTCCCGAACCGCCCGACCCCCGTCGAGCTGGGTTGGCTGACCGGTGCGGTGCTGGCCGGACCGCTGCTGATGACGGCCGTCTGCCTCGCCGTCACCGGTGATGCCGCGGGCGTCACTCCGCTCGAATCCTCGGGTCCGATCGCGGCGTTCGGCTGGGTGCTGGTGCTGTATCTGGTCGCGGCCGCCGCCGGGATCGGCAGCCGGGCGTGGAGTTCGCTGTGCGCGCTGGTGCCGATCGAGATCCCCGAATGGGCGGTCCTGGGCGCCCGCGCCGCGCGCCGCACTGTGCTGCGCATGCTCGGCTGCGCCGCGCTGGCCACCGCGATCTCCTTCTTCGTGCACCTGTCCCGGCTCGACGGTGCCTATCGGCAGGCCCACAACGTCACCGACGTGCTGGGCACGACCCTGCTCTCCCTGCTGTATCTGCCGAACGTGGTGATCGGCGCGGCCGGAATCCTCAGCGGTGCCGCGGTGCTGTTCGGGGCGGGGTCGGTCGGGCTGTTCGGGGTGACCGGCGGCCACATGCCGGTGCTGCCCGCGCTGATTCCCGTGCCGGAGGGGCCCGCGTCCCCGTGGTGGGCGGCGCTGCTGCTGGTTCCGCTCGCCGTCGGTGTGCTCGGCGGGATCGAACTCGGCCGCACCAGCGACGATCGGCCCGGCGCGCCGTGGGCGACCCTCACCTGCGCCGGGCTGTCCACGCTGACGTTCCTGGCGCTCGCGATCCTCGGCAGCGGTCAGCTCGGTGCCGTGGGGTGGGTCGGCGTCGACCTGCTGATGCTGGTCGTGCTGATGGTCACCTGGTTCGGGTTCGGCGGCTTCGTCGGCATGGTGTTCGCCCGCCGCTTCCTGACGCCGGCCGCGCTCACCGAGCCGGCCGAGGAGTACGACGACTACGACGACACAGACGACTACGAGGACGACGACTACTACGACGACGAGGACGACTACGACGACGAGGACGTCGACGACGAGGACGACGAGCCCACCGAGTACTCCGATGCCGTCGAATACGACGATCCCGCAGTCGAAGTCGACGCCGAACTGGTCGAGGACTTCGACGACGACCTCGAAGTGAGCATCGCCGCGCCGGGCTCGACCGACGAGCCCGCCGACGACATCGTCGACGTCGAGGTCGTCGAGTCGGACCTGCCGGACGAGGACAAGACCCCCGGTCGCTAA
- the purN gene encoding phosphoribosylglycinamide formyltransferase, whose protein sequence is MTSSFAPWKPARTPATVVVLASGTGSLLNALLAAAREPGYPARIVAVGVDRDCPATAHADAAGVPHFKVGLKDFSDREAWNVALTEAVDEHEPDLVVLAGFMKILGPAFMERFGGRLINTHPALLPSFPGAHGVRDALAYGVKVTGCTVHLVDAGVDTGPVLAQEAVAVMPGDDEDTLQERIKVVERRLLAEVIAAVATRGIVSDGRKAEIPVSEHAGE, encoded by the coding sequence CTGACGTCCTCGTTTGCCCCGTGGAAGCCCGCCAGAACACCGGCCACCGTCGTCGTGCTGGCCTCGGGCACCGGCTCGCTGCTCAACGCCCTGCTGGCCGCCGCACGCGAGCCCGGCTACCCGGCACGGATCGTCGCCGTCGGTGTCGACCGGGACTGCCCGGCCACCGCGCACGCCGACGCCGCGGGGGTGCCGCACTTCAAAGTGGGCCTCAAAGATTTTTCCGATCGGGAAGCCTGGAACGTCGCCCTCACCGAGGCCGTCGACGAGCACGAGCCCGATCTGGTGGTCCTCGCGGGTTTCATGAAGATCCTCGGCCCCGCGTTCATGGAACGTTTCGGTGGCCGGCTCATCAACACCCACCCCGCGCTGCTGCCGTCGTTCCCCGGCGCGCACGGGGTGCGTGACGCGCTCGCCTACGGCGTCAAGGTCACCGGCTGCACCGTGCACCTGGTCGACGCGGGCGTCGACACCGGCCCGGTCCTCGCGCAGGAAGCGGTCGCCGTGATGCCCGGCGACGACGAGGACACGCTGCAGGAGCGCATCAAGGTTGTCGAGCGACGGTTACTGGCGGAGGTCATCGCCGCCGTCGCGACCCGAGGCATTGTCTCCGACGGACGAAAGGCAGAAATACCAGTGAGCGAGCACGCCGGTGAGTGA
- the purH gene encoding bifunctional phosphoribosylaminoimidazolecarboxamide formyltransferase/IMP cyclohydrolase, which produces MSERKAIQRALVSVYDKSGLIELATGLHAAGVELVSTGSTAGKIAEAGIPVTRVEDLTGFPETLDGRVKTLHPRVHAGILADTRRAEHVDQLVELGVEAFQLVVVNLYPFTQTVASGASVDECVEQIDIGGPSMVRAAAKNHPSVGVVVDVTDYDDVLAAVKSGGFTLAERTALAAKAFQHTASYDVAVASWMGSVAVPAVAEETEQFPGWVAGSWERAAVLRYGENPHQAAALYTSNDGTVGIAQAKQLHGKEMSYNNYTDGDAAWRAAFDFDEPAVAVIKHANPCGIAVAGDIAEAHRKAHATDPVSAYGGVIAANREVSVEMAEQVAEIFTEVIIAPGYAPGAVEVLQRKKNVRVLVAEAPQRKGVELRPISGGALLQDRDVLDADGDDPVNWTLAAGDPADVTTLADLEFAWRACRSVKSNAILLAEDGAAVGVGMGQVNRVDSCKLAVERAGERAKGSVAASDAFFPFSDGPEILVAAGVRAIVQPGGSIRDKDTIELCKEAGVTLYLTGARHFAH; this is translated from the coding sequence GTGAGTGAACGTAAGGCGATCCAGAGGGCGCTGGTGAGCGTCTACGACAAGTCCGGGCTCATCGAGCTCGCCACCGGGCTGCACGCGGCCGGTGTGGAGCTGGTGTCGACCGGGTCGACCGCGGGCAAGATCGCCGAGGCCGGGATTCCGGTCACCAGGGTCGAGGATCTGACCGGGTTCCCGGAGACCCTCGACGGCCGGGTCAAGACGCTGCATCCGCGCGTGCACGCGGGCATCCTGGCCGACACCCGGCGCGCCGAGCACGTCGACCAGCTCGTGGAGCTGGGTGTCGAGGCGTTCCAGCTGGTGGTGGTGAACCTGTACCCGTTCACCCAGACCGTGGCCAGTGGCGCCAGCGTCGACGAGTGTGTCGAGCAGATCGATATCGGCGGGCCGTCGATGGTGCGGGCCGCGGCGAAGAACCACCCGTCGGTGGGCGTGGTCGTCGACGTCACCGACTACGACGACGTGCTCGCCGCGGTGAAGTCCGGCGGGTTCACCCTCGCCGAGCGGACCGCGCTGGCCGCCAAGGCCTTCCAGCACACCGCGAGCTACGACGTGGCCGTCGCGAGCTGGATGGGTTCGGTGGCCGTGCCCGCCGTCGCCGAGGAGACCGAGCAGTTCCCCGGCTGGGTCGCCGGTTCGTGGGAACGCGCCGCGGTGCTGCGCTACGGCGAGAACCCGCACCAGGCCGCCGCGCTGTACACCAGCAACGACGGCACGGTCGGGATCGCGCAGGCGAAGCAGTTGCACGGCAAGGAGATGTCGTACAACAACTACACCGACGGTGACGCCGCCTGGCGGGCCGCGTTCGACTTCGACGAGCCCGCTGTCGCGGTGATCAAGCACGCCAACCCGTGTGGCATCGCCGTGGCGGGCGATATCGCCGAGGCGCACCGCAAGGCGCACGCCACCGACCCGGTCAGCGCCTACGGCGGCGTGATCGCGGCCAACCGTGAGGTGAGCGTCGAGATGGCCGAGCAGGTCGCCGAGATCTTCACCGAGGTGATCATCGCTCCCGGGTACGCGCCCGGCGCGGTGGAAGTGTTGCAGCGCAAGAAGAATGTGCGCGTGCTGGTGGCCGAGGCGCCGCAGCGTAAGGGTGTGGAGCTGCGCCCGATCAGCGGCGGCGCGCTGTTGCAGGACCGCGACGTCCTCGACGCCGACGGCGACGATCCGGTCAACTGGACCCTCGCCGCGGGCGATCCGGCCGATGTCACCACGCTGGCCGACCTCGAATTCGCCTGGCGCGCATGCCGTTCGGTGAAGTCGAACGCGATCCTGCTCGCCGAGGACGGCGCCGCGGTCGGTGTCGGCATGGGACAGGTCAACCGGGTCGACTCCTGCAAGCTCGCCGTGGAGCGCGCGGGTGAGCGTGCCAAGGGCTCCGTCGCCGCCTCCGACGCCTTCTTCCCGTTCTCGGACGGGCCGGAGATCCTGGTGGCCGCGGGCGTTCGCGCGATCGTGCAGCCGGGCGGTTCGATCCGCGACAAGGACACCATCGAGCTCTGCAAGGAAGCCGGCGTCACCCTGTACCTGACGGGTGCCCGCCACTTCGCGCACTGA
- a CDS encoding LysM peptidoglycan-binding domain-containing protein, giving the protein MADTLRVGEELGLGQSLTGGAYTLTLQPDGNLVLTEPDGNVVWAAMTHGQDAQRAALQHDGDFVVYSGGGARIWATDTSGKNVEKLVVQPDRNVVLYGTDGSVTWATATNTDNPLPAPEPVAAAPVAEEVPPPPAAQTYTVESGDTLWAISERFYGDGNRYHEIAAASGIDNPDLINAGQVLTIP; this is encoded by the coding sequence GTGGCCGACACGCTGCGCGTAGGCGAAGAACTGGGACTGGGGCAGTCCCTCACCGGCGGTGCCTACACCCTGACTCTGCAGCCGGATGGCAACCTGGTGCTCACCGAGCCCGACGGCAACGTCGTCTGGGCCGCTATGACGCACGGGCAGGACGCGCAGCGCGCGGCCCTGCAGCACGACGGCGACTTCGTCGTCTACAGCGGTGGCGGCGCGCGTATCTGGGCGACCGACACCAGCGGCAAGAATGTCGAGAAGCTGGTCGTGCAGCCCGACCGCAACGTGGTGCTCTACGGCACCGACGGCTCGGTCACGTGGGCCACCGCCACCAACACCGACAACCCGCTGCCCGCACCGGAGCCGGTCGCGGCCGCGCCGGTCGCCGAAGAGGTCCCGCCGCCGCCTGCCGCGCAGACCTACACGGTCGAGTCGGGCGACACCCTGTGGGCCATCTCGGAGCGCTTCTACGGTGACGGCAACCGCTACCACGAGATCGCCGCGGCCTCCGGTATCGACAACCCGGACCTGATCAACGCCGGTCAGGTGCTGACCATCCCGTAA
- the rpsR gene encoding 30S ribosomal protein S18, whose product MAVKRAPSKKARADLGRKPKKNPLTAAGIEYVDYKDVNLLRTFISDRGKIRSRRVTGLTPRQQRQVAVAVKNAREMALLPFTTTK is encoded by the coding sequence ATGGCAGTGAAGCGAGCACCGTCCAAGAAGGCACGCGCCGACCTGGGGCGTAAGCCGAAGAAGAATCCGCTGACCGCCGCGGGCATCGAGTACGTCGACTACAAAGACGTCAACCTGCTGCGGACGTTCATCTCCGATCGCGGCAAGATCCGCAGCCGCCGCGTCACCGGCCTGACTCCGCGCCAGCAGCGTCAGGTGGCCGTCGCGGTGAAGAACGCCCGCGAGATGGCGTTGCTGCCGTTCACCACCACCAAGTAG
- the rpsN gene encoding 30S ribosomal protein S14 — MAKKSKIARNEQRREIVERFAARRAELKEIIRKPSTGDAERAAAQAELRNQPRDASPVRLRNRDAADGRPRGYLRKFGLSRIRVREMAHRGELPGVHKSSW; from the coding sequence ATGGCGAAGAAATCCAAGATCGCCCGCAACGAGCAGCGTCGCGAGATCGTCGAACGATTCGCGGCCCGGCGCGCCGAGCTCAAGGAGATCATCCGCAAGCCGAGTACCGGCGACGCCGAACGCGCCGCGGCCCAGGCCGAACTGCGCAACCAGCCACGCGATGCCAGTCCGGTACGATTGCGCAATCGGGACGCTGCTGACGGCCGCCCACGCGGCTATCTCCGCAAGTTCGGCCTCTCCCGTATCCGTGTGCGCGAGATGGCTCACCGGGGTGAGCTTCCCGGGGTCCACAAATCGAGCTGGTAG
- the rpmG gene encoding 50S ribosomal protein L33 has product MASKATEIRPIVKLKSTADTGYTYVTRKNRRNDPDRLILRKYDPVVRRHVDFREER; this is encoded by the coding sequence ATGGCCTCGAAAGCGACCGAAATCCGCCCGATCGTGAAGCTGAAGTCCACAGCCGACACCGGCTACACCTACGTCACCCGCAAGAACCGCCGCAACGACCCCGACCGGCTGATCCTGCGCAAGTACGACCCCGTCGTGCGCCGCCACGTCGACTTCCGCGAGGAGCGCTGA
- the rpmB gene encoding 50S ribosomal protein L28 has protein sequence MSAHCQVTGRKPGFGKAVSHSHRRTNRRWNANIQHKTYYLPSEGRRITLTVSTKGIKTIDRDGIEAVVARIRARGDKI, from the coding sequence ATGTCGGCCCACTGCCAGGTCACCGGGCGCAAGCCCGGCTTCGGAAAAGCCGTCTCCCACTCGCACCGGCGCACCAACCGCCGCTGGAACGCCAACATCCAGCACAAGACCTACTACCTGCCCAGCGAGGGCCGCCGCATCACGCTGACGGTCTCCACCAAGGGCATCAAGACCATCGACCGCGACGGGATCGAGGCCGTGGTGGCCCGCATCCGCGCTCGCGGGGACAAGATCTAG